TATATCAATTCTCCTGGTGGTTCGGTAACTGCTGGACTGGCGATTTATGACACCATGCGTCATATTAAATCGGAAGTTGTAACTATCTGCGTTGGCTTGGCTGCTTCTATGGGTGCATTTTTGCTCTGTGGCGGTACAAAAGGTAAGCGTTTGGCATTGCCCCATGCGCGGATTATGATTCACCAACCTTTAGGGGGTGTTCAAGGACGCAGACAGGCAACAGATATTGACATTGAAGCAAGAGAAATCCTGCGTATTCGCGATCAGCTAAACCAAATGATGGCTGACAATACAGGGCAGTCTATCGAGAAGATTAAGAAAGATACCGATCGCGACTACTTTATGTCTGCTTACGAAGCGTTGGAGTATGGTCTGATCGATCGGGTAATTGAAGAAAAAGAATAGTTTAAATTGTTGGCAAACATTAGCCACTACGTTAATCATAAAACTGGCAAATTATAATAACCTGCCAGTTTTTTTGTGATTTTCCTAAGATGTGCTAGACGAAAAGATCCGCCTCGTTCAAGATATAGTTAGCTACGTCTAAACCTGTAGCAACGCCATCTACGTTAGATATCTCTACGTGAACCCCCCCAAATTCTCGGCTATCAGCGTTTTCTCTGGCAGCTACTTCAAAGCTACTCATACTACCCAAGCTGGTAAACTCGCGAGAAACACCAGGTAATTCCTGAGTAGGAATTTCAAAACTCACGTCTTCGCCAAAAAAGTCTTCCAAAACACCTGCTGCTGCACCGCCAAAAGCGGAGTGTCCAGATATATAGTCAGGAAAGTTGGGAGTACGAATCAAAGGTTCCCAATCTGGATCGGCGGTAGTATTTGGATTGTTGTCATCGTCTGCATTGCGGATTGCTGTGACTGGACGCAACTGCTCGTAGGCGTATTTACCATCCCAAGTTACTATTCCAGCATCAGCCATCGCTACGTTTAATTCAGCAAACAAAAGGGCATTATCTTCTAAAGAGTTACCTTGGTCTAGAGCTACCTCTTGAGCAATTTCATTCCACTGTCCAGGTGGTCTAAAAGTTTCTGGGCGATCGTATGACCAAAATTGGGCAATTTCTGTTTGTTCGTCAGTACGTATAACATCGGTTGCTTCGGTATCTACTAATCCACCCAAGCCTTGAACTCGTTCGATATCTCTGGCATAATTGGGACTACTAAATGCTGGGGGACCTCCAGGCAGAAAGTCGGCTGTACTATTGATTGCAAAGGGTTCAACTCGACCCCAGTTTGGTAATAAAGCGGTAGTCTCAACCAGTCCATTTTCATCTAAGTTTCCTGGAAGAGACTGGGTAGGATCGGGTTCTCTTATTTCTTTATAGTCACCTGCTGCTGTTCCTGGTGTATAAGGAACTTGAGCGAAAGATGCACCATCATTACTACGTTCGGCAAGGATAGCTTTGGCAACTTCTTCACCAAAATCAAAACCAGCGTCTTTAGCAGCAGGATCGTCGCTAATTTCTGAAAGAGAAAGATCGTACTGTGCATCAAAGACAGCCTTTTGTTCGGGAAATAGCGCTGTCAATGTGCCATATGCTGCACCAACAGCAGCAGCCTCTTGGGATGCTCCTTCTGGTACGGAAGGAAGATTTGAAAAAGAACCATTAGGACTGTCACTAAGAGCATTGACTGCTTGATAAATAGCAGTATGCAGAATTGCTCCATCTCTTGCAACTACTGGCGGTGCAACTCCTGGTATAGTTGCGGTGGTTGAGTTATCGTTTAATCCTTCGTCTTGTTCTGCTTTGCCTTCAGCCTGTACGGCATTTAAAAACGTAGAGTTCCAATCGAGAACCACGTCAGTACCATCAGAAGAGATAAACTGAGTAGCTTGATCGCTACTTTCGTCTGATTTAACTTCGGCAATTAAATTATACGCTCCTGGCGATACTACGCTGGCGGTACGAAAATCATCAGAAGCAAAGTCAATAGTAAAGGTGTTTTCTTCACCAGAAGCTAAGTTGACCCCGCTAATAGTGCCAAGTAATTCGTCTGTTCCCCGTAAGGCATCGATCGCTCCGTCGGGGATATTTGGTCTGGGATCGTTTTCTCCTGGTCTGCTTATCGTATCTTCGTTAGTATTAAGTGCGCGCCTTCGATCTTCTGGATCGGCTTCATTAAAGGCTGCCTGAGTCGAAAAAACTAGATTATCGAGACTGCTGTCAGTTGAAGCGTACAGCTTCAGGGTTGCATCTGTTGCATCTTCATCACCTTGATTAGTGACTGTAATTTCTAATTTACCTTGTTCGTCGGGGAAAACAGTAGGGGTTTCTAGAATATTTCCGAACTTGACTGTCAAATCTTGTGGCATATCGTTCTTGCTCCTGTTTATAAAACGTATTCAATCTTGCCAAGAGTTAGACAAAAAGAGAATCTTCGATTAATGTTGGGTCTGTATTGGTAAGAGATTCTTCTGATACCGCCTGCTCGATGCTAGCTAAGTTGTCTGCTCCTATTGTTGCTCGTGCAGTATTAGTGCTGGCAGATGACGAGAATATGTTGTCTAATTGTAAAATCGCAGTTAATTCGCGATCGCCTTCAGCTGCTTCATAATAGATAGCCAAACCATCAGGTAAATTGCCTGAAGTGAAACCAATAGAATAGTTATCCCTCAAACCAGCTATATCTAAATTATCTTGCCCAAATTCAAAGTCGGTAATTAAAGCGTAGTCTCTTGTTCCCTCATTGCCTGGAATACCATTGTCGTAGAAAACGGCATCTTGACTTGCCAGAACAAAAGTATCGCTACCGCTTCCGCCTATTAGAGTGTCGATGGTGCTACGACCAAAATCTACATCCGAAGACGCTGTTCCAACACCAATTAAGCGATCGTCGCCAGAACCGCCATCAAGAGCATCGCTTCCAACTCCACCAAACAAAGTATCATTACCTCGATCTCCGAACAAACTATCTGCTGCTGGACCCCCTACGATTCGATCAAAGCGATCGCCGTAGAGTTCGTCGTTGCCCGAACCTCCATACAAAGTATCATTACCTTCTTCACCATAAGCTCGGTCATTTCCCGAACTGCCTTCGAGTACATCGTTTTCCTCCCCGCCATAGAGATTATCTTTTCCTCCACTTCCTTGGAGGACATCGTTGCCATTTCCTCCATAAAGGTTGTCATTTTGTTGACCACCATCGAGAGAATCATCTCCTATGCCACCATTTAGAAAATCTTTGCCATTACCTCCAACAAGGGTGTCATTACCAAATGCTCCATCATCGGGATTGACATTAGGATCTGCATCTCCGAAAAGATTGTCATCGCCAGAACCGCCAATAAGACTATCATTTCCGCCTTTACCAACGATATTATCATCACCAGAACCACCATCAATAGTATCGTTGCCAATACTATTAAGACCTGGATCGCCGACAACATAATCGTCGCCTCCTAGAGCAAAGATCAGATCGCCTTGCTCAGTACCGATAATTCCGTCGTTTTCCTCAGTACCAGTAATTTGGTTATCGACTTCATCGCCGACTATCAAATTCTCTATTTCTAACTGTATAATGGTTTCTTCAACATCAGCAGAGGTTTCGAGGTTTTCTTGTCCTGTAAGAAACTCTCCCTCTAATGTATTAATCCCATTAAGTGAATCATTAGATTCTACAATTGTTTCTATTGCAGCATCAGGTTGCAAATTTAATTCGATTTTTTCTGCCATGATAAATATCTCTTAGTAAATTAAGGTTAAATTACAAAAATGTTTTATTTAATTTGAGCAACTATCAAATTTGCCGTTGGTTTCTCTGGAAAACCAATAGCACATCAGATGGCAGCTAAGTCCTCACCGTGACTAAATTTGCTCTAATTATTTGGTGTAATAAGTCCATTTAAATAGTAAGATTTCAGCTTCTATAGACTCAATGCTTTTCTGTATGACATACAGTTTTGGATTTTTGCCTCTGTTTTTATTTTCCTGTTTCTAACTGTCGCAACAGACTTAATAGCGTAATTTCATCTAACTCTTTCAGGTTCATAGTTATGACTCTAATTACATCTACATAACCCAAATATATTTCATATTTTTGCCGTTTATCGGCAGGAATTTTGTCAAAAAAAACCCCTTTTCCCCAACGATGAATGGTATTGGGTTTAATTTTCAAAAGTTTGGCAATTAAGTTAATACATTTTTCTCGATAACCATGTTCGGACTCCATTGCTATAATTTGTTCTTCCGTGAAACGTGGTCTACCGTTTTCATTTATGGCTGACAAACCAAACCAACGACGACAAAATGTTCTAGGATGTATGCTTTGCTTGTAGCTAACGCTAGTTTTTAAAATTTTAGAAGTAAGAACAATCAACTGAGTATTTCTATCTTGAGTATGAGACGATCGCTCTTGAAAACCAAATTGATTTTTATTATCAGCAATATTTTTGTGGCGAGCAAAGCCATTTAAGTCAGTTGCTAGAATATCTTTTTTGTGCGTCATTTACTTGAATCTCCAAATAGTAATTGTTGATTTTACGTATGGACAGTAATTGGATCAAACAACACTGCTAAATACTCTGATACGTCTGCTTATTCTCAACTAGACGTATAGAATCGAGGATAGAAATTCTCGACTGATTACCGAACAAGGGTTTCAAATATTTGCAATAAATCCATTCACTGCTTAAAGCCAAGTAATATGTGTTATTTTACTATGCAAAAGACCGCTTAATTATGCAAGTTATTATGAATGTCTTAAATTTTTAGTTGAAATGTCTTGATTTATGAATAAAAGAAAGTGTAATAAGCGGAAAATTTAGGCTATTCGTGTCAATAAACACTTAGTACAATGAAGTGCAAAACTAGAAAATAGTCACTTAAGAGATTTTTAGCCTAGAGCGCGTTTATTTTCACTCGAAATGCGATCGCTCGTTTATGAGGTGTTCAAGGACGCAGACAGGCAACAGATATTGACATTGAAGCAAGAGAAATCCTGCGTATTTGCGCTCAGCCAAACCAAATGATGGCTGACAACACAGGGCAGTCTATCGAGAAGATTAAGAAAGATAGCGATCGCGACTACTTTATGTTTGCTTACGAAGCGATGGAGTATGGTCTAATCGATCGGGTAATTGAAGAAAAAGAGTAGTTGAGATTACTCATAAATATAAGTGCTTACGTCAACTATTTTACTGGTGAGTTATTGTAACCTGCCAGTTTTTTATTGAGCAACTATAAATTGATTAATAACTTTTTCAGGTTTGCCCAAAGTTATATTTAGTAATTTTTTATTATGACATAAGGATTTATAGTTACTTCATCTTCTGATTTTAGTCATTAACTGTAATTAAAGTCTGAATTTTAATCAGCAACAGAAAATTATATTTTGTAATTCAACTAAGTAAACTTTACGTTAACTTTACGTAGTGAACAAAACTTGTCCGTAACTTTACTATTATTATTTATGTTGTTATCAAATTGGTAAGTAACAAGTATAAATACGCAAACACTTTAGGTAAATAATAGTCTATGAATATCTACATTCTCAGAAGCAAAGCCCAAAAAACGCGGGACAGGTTTTTAGGTAAGATCAAGAATAATCAACAAAACTTGAATTACCTCAAAGATCTAGAGTCCTGGGGAACTGTGGAGATTGTTAATTCAAACGAGACTCACATTGAGTACAGCCTGATTCAAGGCTAAAAATTAAACACATTTTGCGAAAAGCTACCTTTTTAGATTGAGGTGGTTTTTTTCTTACCCCCTTCCCACTGTAAAATGAGGTCAGCTTTGTTAAACCAGTATCCAGTTAAGAGAGCGATCGCCACATTACTTAAGTAGTTGGACAGAATTAAATTCAGCGTTAATGCTCAAAGTCAGAGGTCAATTCGAGCATTCCCTTGCGCCTGACGGCGACGCGGGGTCTGACCTCTGACGGCGACGCGGTGAGACAGTTGCGGTGGACGGGTTCCCCGGCATAAGGAGGGCGCGTCGCCTGTGGTTTCCCAGGCGTTTATGTCGCCCGTCAAACTGTCGAATCCTTTAGGGGGTCTCGAAAGAGGTCAGAGGTCAAAGGTCAAAGGTCAACTATTTTTCTTTCCGCCTTGTTCAAAGACAACTAGAAATTCATTAATATATCGCATCACTTCGCGATCGCTATTTAAAGTTAATAGATTATCTAAATCTAGATCGTCTTTAGTCAGTTTTAGCCAGTTGACGCAAAATCAATCTTGAGGTTTTTAAGAAAATTTTCATAATAACAGTAGACTTGTATTGATTACTAATAGGAATGGAATCAAGCAAATGCTAAAAATAAATAAAAACTATGTATTAGATACTAATCAAAACAAAATTGCAGTTCAAATACCTATCGCTGAGTTTGAAAGGATCGAAGAAATTTTAGAAGACTATGGATTAGCTCAACTCATGGATGAAGCCCAAGGTGATGAAACTCTCAACAAAGAAGAAGCATTAAAATATTTAGCATCAATAAAAGCTGAAAATGTGGAAAGTTGAATACACCAAAAAGTTTTTAAAAGAATTAGCATCTTTGCCTACAAATATTCAATCTCGTATTGAATTAATTGTTTTTAGGGAATTAGAAGCAGAAAACCCCTTTGAATTAAGATATTTGAAGAAAATGAAAGGCTATAAAAACAAATCAAATATAAAATTAGAGTTGGCGATTATAGGATTGGTTTAACTATAAACAAAAAAGACCAAACTATCATTTGCCAGCGAGTTGCCCATCGTCGCGAAATTTACCAGACTTTTCCTTAACATTAGCGCGATCTCTAATGTTAAAAAATAAAGCTAAAATTGCCTTTAATTATATGATGAGGTGAGGAACTAGTAAAATTTTATTTTCTTCGTTAACAACTGAAATACCTGTGTTAATTCTTGTGTATGTCATATAAGCTAAAACGCTGTTAGAAAACACAATATCAAAGCTTCGCTCCATTCTACTACTGCACCATAAGTATCTCCTGTATGTCCGCCGAGTTGCTTATTAAACCAATATCCAGTCAAAAGAGCGATCGCGCTATTCCCCAACACAATTACTCCCACTTGCCACCAAGATAAATAAACTACGGTAAACCATAAACCGCTACAGGCTAGTAAGACAAATAAACCCAGCAGTATATCTTGAGGTAAGCGTAAGTTTTCCTTATGAAATGAACCTTTTCCCATTGCTCGCAGATAAGGATAAAAAGCGATCGCGCCTACTTGTCCCCATCTTGCCCAACCTGTTGCCGAAAGTAAGACTAACCAGATAGGTAGAGAAACTTCAGATAAAGCTACAGTTTTTAATAATAAGATAATTATCGCTGCGATCGCGCCAAATGCTCCTGTGGTACTATCTTTCATTACTTCTAAGCGACGCTCTTTGTCCGTTACAGACAAACCATCAGCGGTATCCATTGCCCCATCAAGATGTAAACCACCTGTAATACCCACCCAGGCTGCCACAACAACAGCTTTACTAGTCAAGTTTGGTAATCCAGCAAAAACTAGCAGTATACTCAACAAAGCCAGTAATAAACCGATTAGCAAGCCAATTACAGGACACCAACGAGCAATACGCGACCAATTGTTAGTCCACTGAGAAGGCAAAGAAATTATGGTATAAAATATTACACTATTAGCAAGAGAAGTAATTGAGTCATTAATCCATGACAAAAAAGATTTGATAGGTATTTTTAACATGGATAAATCCTTGATTAAAATTAGATTAAATACAGGGGAAATATTGGGCTACTATTATTTGGTAAGCCACTTTATTTTTACGATATATTTCTAAGCAGAAAATATTAAAGTCAGGTAATTTGAAGACTCAAATATAATTCCTATGAATAAACATGACGGCATGAAATCGCTTCCCGCGCCTTGTATTATAAATGAGGGGATTTTAGTCAATCAAGATGATATTAAACGTTTGTTAGCTGATTTATATAGTGTGTACTATGTCCATACTATAGACGAGCGAGTAAGTGATGAAGGTCAAGGATTAATCCAAGAAATATTTAGCGATCAACATCAATCTACTTTAATTGCTAATCAAAACATATACATAAATATTCAAAGTTTTGACTATTTACAGCTAAGTAGATCTACTAATAACCAAGCTTGTTACGATCTTGTTCAAGATAATCGTCAGCTACGTCTTATTCCTACCGTTAGCCCCAGTCAAACTCAGGTTATCTCTAGAAATATTGATGCAAAGACAATTGAAGCTATGGTTGCAGAAGTTTTATCTGCTCGTTTAGATGTGCAGCTTGATGACGAAGACTTTCAATGAACAATTATCAACGAACAATGAATAGTAATCAGCAATCATATTAGTGGGATTTTCATTTGAATGTCAGGCAACCTGTAAGCATACTCATGCTAGGGCAGGAATTTTTCATACACCTCACGGCATCGTCGAAACTCCTCGATTTATGCCCGTCGGTACTTTAGCAACTGTAAAAGGCATTATTCCTCAACAGCTAGAGGCAGCTAATGCCCAAATGATTCTAGCCAATACCTATCATCTTCATTTGCAGCCAGGGGAAGAAATCGTCAGAGAGGCAGGGGGTTTGCACAGCTTTATGGCTTGGAGTCAGCCAATCTTGACTGATTCAGGAGGATTTCAAGTTTTTAGCCTGAGTAAAATGCGTCAGATTAGCGAAACAGGAGTTATCTTCAAATCTCCTCGTGACGGTAGCATGATTAATATTACCCCAGAGAAATCTATTCAAATTCAAAATTCTCTTGGTGCTGACGTGATTATGGCGTTTGATGAATGCCCTCCCGCTGATGCCACAAAGGAGCAGGTACAAGCTGCTACAGATAGAAGCTATCGTTGGTTAAAGCGATGTGTTGAGGCTCATGAAAATACTGACAAACAAGCTTTATTTGGTATTGTTCAGGGAGGAATACATCTTGATTTGCGGACTCAGGCAGTAGAACAACTGGCAGCTTTAGACTTACTTGGCTACGCTATTGGGGGAGTCAGCGTGGGCGAAGATCCTCAGCTAATCAATGCCACAGTCAAACATACTGCGCCCTTGTTGCCTAGAGATAAACCCCGTTATTTGATGGGTGTAGGGACTTATCGAGAAATGGCGATCGCGATCGCCTCTGGGATAGACTTATTTGATTGTGTAATTCCCACTCGTCTTGGTCGTCATGGCAGTGCCTTAGTTCAGGGCAAACGCATTAATATTAGGAATGCTCAGTATAAGCGAGATTATCAGCCTTTAGATGAAAGCTGTAGTTGTTATGCCTGTCAAAACTTTAGTCGTGCTTATCTAAATCATATGGTGCGATCGCAAGAAATATTAGGCTACATTATGCTATCTCTTCATAACGTTACGGAATTAATTCGCTTTACTCAGCAAATCCGTAGTTCAATTTTTCAAGGTACTTTTACTACGGACTTTGCCCACTGGTTGAGAGACATTGAAAATTGATTTAATAAATAAGATTAAGCCAATAGAAAAAATGAAAACGAAATTAAATCAATTACACGATCGCGACTTTAATCTTTGGATTGAGGAAGTGAAAACTGCGATTCAAAATAAAGACGCTGAAGCTATGGACTGGGATAACCTGTTAGATGAAATAGATGACATGGGCAAGTCCGAAAAGCGATCGCTTGAAAGTTATTTAGAGCTTTTAGTTGCTCATATTCTTAAGCTAAAGTATTGGCAGACAGAAAGAGAGCGTAACTATAAACACTGGCAGGTTGAAGTGGTTAATTTTCGCAAACGCATTCAGAGGCTACTAAAGCGAAGCCCTAGTCTCAAAACATATATGGAAGAAGTATATCCAGAAATTTATCAAGATGTTGTTGACGCGTGGCAAATTGAGTTTGATATACCTAAAAAAACGTCTATCGCCCTAGAGAAAATTTTGGCTAAAGATTATTTTGGCTAGTAAATTCAAGAATGTTCAATGTTCAATGTTTAATTGATGACTCCGATTATTACAACTATAGATTTACTCAAACTAGCCTCTGGTGATGTTTTATTTTTACAGGTATACAAGTTTGTTGGTGAGCAACTAGGTAAAAAAGCCTACATCCAGTCAAATCTCCACGGTGCAGAAATTGTCGGCAATGCGGTTATTCAGCAGTTAATTGAGTTTTTGACGCAGTTAGATTCATCTCAGCTACGGGGAGAAATTTGGCTAGTACCAGTGTGTAATCCTCTGGGAGTTAATCAGCGATCGCATTTTTTCTCGACGGGTAGATTCAACAGCTACGATGGCAAAAATTGGAATCGTATTTTTTGGGACTATGAAAAGCAAACTGAAGATTTAGCCGAGTTTGCCCAGTCGCAGCTAGAGAATGAGCCTGAAGTAATTAGAAACAATTATTTAGCTAAAATTAAGCAGGCATGGTCAGAAGAATTAGAGCGCATTGAAGCACCAAGTAGCGTACCTATTAGCCAGCAATATCGCTACAAGCTCCAGTCTTTATGTTTAGATGCCGATTATGTAATTGATATTCATAGCTCTAGTAATCAGGCAATTAACTATACTTTTGGTTTTAAAGAGAGAATTGCCAGTGCCAAATATTTATTATTAGAATATGGCATCCTGATGGATGAATATGACGGCGATGCCTTTGATGAGGCATTTCTAAAACCCTGGTTAGCATTAGAAAGAGAGTTGGCTAATTTGGGTAAAGAAATTAAATTTGATTTGGAGTCTTGGACTTTGGAATTAGGATCGGGCATGGTAATGAATCCCGCTTCCGTTGCCCAAGGAGTAGCTGGAATCAAAAATTATCTGGCTTATAAGCAAATTTTGACTTCACCTACTCCAGTCACAGCAGCAGAAATTACTTTAGCTGAGAAGCACAAAATCAACAGCTATTACGCTCCTACGGGTGGTATGATTCAATCAAGACTGTCTTTGCAAACAAGGGTCAATTCAGGAGACAGGATCTATCAACTATTGAGTTTTAATAAGCAAGGAAAAGCTCCAGAAGTCATTGAT
This DNA window, taken from Pleurocapsa sp. FMAR1, encodes the following:
- a CDS encoding M14 family zinc carboxypeptidase, which produces MTPIITTIDLLKLASGDVLFLQVYKFVGEQLGKKAYIQSNLHGAEIVGNAVIQQLIEFLTQLDSSQLRGEIWLVPVCNPLGVNQRSHFFSTGRFNSYDGKNWNRIFWDYEKQTEDLAEFAQSQLENEPEVIRNNYLAKIKQAWSEELERIEAPSSVPISQQYRYKLQSLCLDADYVIDIHSSSNQAINYTFGFKERIASAKYLLLEYGILMDEYDGDAFDEAFLKPWLALERELANLGKEIKFDLESWTLELGSGMVMNPASVAQGVAGIKNYLAYKQILTSPTPVTAAEITLAEKHKINSYYAPTGGMIQSRLSLQTRVNSGDRIYQLLSFNKQGKAPEVIDVCAETTGIVFDISTNQCVNQGEYVMDILDC
- a CDS encoding DUF29 domain-containing protein, which codes for MKTKLNQLHDRDFNLWIEEVKTAIQNKDAEAMDWDNLLDEIDDMGKSEKRSLESYLELLVAHILKLKYWQTERERNYKHWQVEVVNFRKRIQRLLKRSPSLKTYMEEVYPEIYQDVVDAWQIEFDIPKKTSIALEKILAKDYFG
- the tgt gene encoding tRNA guanosine(34) transglycosylase Tgt, whose product is MGFSFECQATCKHTHARAGIFHTPHGIVETPRFMPVGTLATVKGIIPQQLEAANAQMILANTYHLHLQPGEEIVREAGGLHSFMAWSQPILTDSGGFQVFSLSKMRQISETGVIFKSPRDGSMINITPEKSIQIQNSLGADVIMAFDECPPADATKEQVQAATDRSYRWLKRCVEAHENTDKQALFGIVQGGIHLDLRTQAVEQLAALDLLGYAIGGVSVGEDPQLINATVKHTAPLLPRDKPRYLMGVGTYREMAIAIASGIDLFDCVIPTRLGRHGSALVQGKRINIRNAQYKRDYQPLDESCSCYACQNFSRAYLNHMVRSQEILGYIMLSLHNVTELIRFTQQIRSSIFQGTFTTDFAHWLRDIEN
- a CDS encoding ATP-dependent Clp protease proteolytic subunit; translation: MPIGVPKVPYQMPGQQYSDWIGIYDRLYRERIIFLGRGVNDALANQIIAIMLYLDSDDPGKPIYLYINSPGGSVTAGLAIYDTMRHIKSEVVTICVGLAASMGAFLLCGGTKGKRLALPHARIMIHQPLGGVQGRRQATDIDIEAREILRIRDQLNQMMADNTGQSIEKIKKDTDRDYFMSAYEALEYGLIDRVIEEKE
- a CDS encoding calcium-binding protein; translation: MAEKIELNLQPDAAIETIVESNDSLNGINTLEGEFLTGQENLETSADVEETIIQLEIENLIVGDEVDNQITGTEENDGIIGTEQGDLIFALGGDDYVVGDPGLNSIGNDTIDGGSGDDNIVGKGGNDSLIGGSGDDNLFGDADPNVNPDDGAFGNDTLVGGNGKDFLNGGIGDDSLDGGQQNDNLYGGNGNDVLQGSGGKDNLYGGEENDVLEGSSGNDRAYGEEGNDTLYGGSGNDELYGDRFDRIVGGPAADSLFGDRGNDTLFGGVGSDALDGGSGDDRLIGVGTASSDVDFGRSTIDTLIGGSGSDTFVLASQDAVFYDNGIPGNEGTRDYALITDFEFGQDNLDIAGLRDNYSIGFTSGNLPDGLAIYYEAAEGDRELTAILQLDNIFSSSASTNTARATIGADNLASIEQAVSEESLTNTDPTLIEDSLFV
- a CDS encoding vanadium-dependent haloperoxidase, producing MPQDLTVKFGNILETPTVFPDEQGKLEITVTNQGDEDATDATLKLYASTDSSLDNLVFSTQAAFNEADPEDRRRALNTNEDTISRPGENDPRPNIPDGAIDALRGTDELLGTISGVNLASGEENTFTIDFASDDFRTASVVSPGAYNLIAEVKSDESSDQATQFISSDGTDVVLDWNSTFLNAVQAEGKAEQDEGLNDNSTTATIPGVAPPVVARDGAILHTAIYQAVNALSDSPNGSFSNLPSVPEGASQEAAAVGAAYGTLTALFPEQKAVFDAQYDLSLSEISDDPAAKDAGFDFGEEVAKAILAERSNDGASFAQVPYTPGTAAGDYKEIREPDPTQSLPGNLDENGLVETTALLPNWGRVEPFAINSTADFLPGGPPAFSSPNYARDIERVQGLGGLVDTEATDVIRTDEQTEIAQFWSYDRPETFRPPGQWNEIAQEVALDQGNSLEDNALLFAELNVAMADAGIVTWDGKYAYEQLRPVTAIRNADDDNNPNTTADPDWEPLIRTPNFPDYISGHSAFGGAAAGVLEDFFGEDVSFEIPTQELPGVSREFTSLGSMSSFEVAARENADSREFGGVHVEISNVDGVATGLDVANYILNEADLFV
- the cobS gene encoding adenosylcobinamide-GDP ribazoletransferase; this translates as MLKIPIKSFLSWINDSITSLANSVIFYTIISLPSQWTNNWSRIARWCPVIGLLIGLLLALLSILLVFAGLPNLTSKAVVVAAWVGITGGLHLDGAMDTADGLSVTDKERRLEVMKDSTTGAFGAIAAIIILLLKTVALSEVSLPIWLVLLSATGWARWGQVGAIAFYPYLRAMGKGSFHKENLRLPQDILLGLFVLLACSGLWFTVVYLSWWQVGVIVLGNSAIALLTGYWFNKQLGGHTGDTYGAVVEWSEALILCFLTAF